In one window of Corynebacterium incognita DNA:
- the hpt gene encoding hypoxanthine phosphoribosyltransferase, with protein MYDKKNTDVPAHCYDDGDVEAVLIDEVTLQNRIQELADMVSEKYKDADEDLVLVCVLKGAVFFLTDFARKLSIPAQLEFMAVSSYGNATTSSGVVRILKDLDRDVEGRDVLIVEDIIDSGLTLSWLLRNLKNRHPRSLEVVTLLRKPEVVTADIDLLDVGFDIPNEFVIGYGLDYAERYRDLPYVGTLHPNVYGNN; from the coding sequence ATGTACGACAAGAAGAACACAGACGTCCCCGCACACTGCTACGACGACGGTGACGTCGAGGCGGTCCTCATTGATGAGGTGACCTTGCAAAACCGCATCCAAGAGCTGGCGGACATGGTGTCGGAGAAGTATAAGGATGCGGACGAGGACCTCGTGTTGGTCTGCGTGCTCAAGGGCGCGGTCTTCTTCCTTACTGATTTCGCACGCAAGCTGTCCATCCCGGCGCAGCTGGAGTTCATGGCGGTGTCCTCCTACGGCAACGCCACGACGTCGTCCGGCGTCGTGCGCATTTTGAAGGACCTGGACCGCGATGTGGAGGGGCGCGACGTGCTCATCGTCGAGGACATCATCGACTCCGGCCTGACCCTGTCCTGGCTGCTGCGCAACCTGAAGAACCGCCACCCGCGTTCGCTGGAGGTGGTGACCTTGCTGCGGAAGCCGGAGGTTGTCACCGCTGATATTGATCTGCTGGACGTGGGCTTTGACATCCCCAACGAATTCGTTATCGGCTACGGTCTGGACTACGCGGAGCGCTACCGCGATTTGCCGTACGTGGGTACCCTGCACCCTAATGTCTACGGCAACAACTAG
- a CDS encoding inorganic diphosphatase, whose protein sequence is MSIEVTIEIPKGSRNKYEVDHETGKVFLDRYLFTPMAYPADYGFIDHTLGEDGDPLDALVILPEPVFPGVIVNARPLGVFKMTDEAGGDDKLLCIVDDVRWERYQDIADVEQHVKDEIEHFFTRYKDLEPNKEVTGSGWGDKAEAQRILDEAIARYKA, encoded by the coding sequence ATGAGCATCGAAGTGACCATCGAGATCCCAAAGGGCTCCCGTAACAAGTACGAGGTGGACCACGAGACCGGCAAGGTCTTCCTGGACCGCTACCTGTTCACCCCGATGGCCTACCCGGCTGACTACGGCTTCATCGACCACACCCTCGGCGAGGACGGCGACCCGCTGGACGCGCTGGTCATCCTGCCGGAGCCGGTCTTCCCGGGCGTCATCGTCAACGCGCGCCCGCTCGGCGTGTTCAAGATGACCGACGAGGCCGGCGGCGACGACAAGCTGCTCTGCATCGTCGACGACGTTCGCTGGGAGCGCTACCAGGACATCGCGGACGTGGAGCAGCACGTCAAGGACGAGATCGAGCACTTCTTCACCCGCTACAAGGACCTCGAGCCAAACAAGGAAGTCACCGGCTCTGGCTGGGGCGACAAGGCTGAGGCGCAGCGCATCCTCGACGAGGCCATCGCGCGCTACAAGGCCTAA
- the folB gene encoding dihydroneopterin aldolase gives MADRIHLTGLELYGYHGVFAEEKREGQPFIVDLTCWLDYSAAAAEDDLTKTVNYAELAEVAAAVVEGPARDLIETVATEIAESAMAQFPELFAVEVTVHKPQAPIPRTFADVAVVARRSRKAVRS, from the coding sequence ATGGCTGATCGCATCCACCTCACCGGCCTCGAGCTATACGGCTACCACGGCGTCTTCGCCGAGGAAAAGCGCGAGGGGCAGCCCTTCATTGTGGATCTGACGTGCTGGCTGGACTATTCCGCGGCCGCCGCGGAGGACGACCTCACCAAGACCGTAAACTACGCCGAGCTCGCCGAGGTTGCCGCCGCGGTTGTCGAGGGCCCCGCCCGGGACCTCATCGAGACCGTCGCCACCGAGATCGCCGAGTCCGCCATGGCCCAGTTCCCCGAACTGTTCGCCGTCGAGGTCACCGTGCACAAACCACAAGCACCCATCCCGCGCACCTTCGCGGACGTCGCGGTGGTGGCACGGCGCTCCCGGAAGGCGGTGCGCTCATGA
- a CDS encoding DUF3180 domain-containing protein: MKRTSIVALVFTALFCAAAMAIVTWGFYGSLVAIPVSVSATLWLMAAVCAGCTWKVRSAKDEDAHGIGLDRSQLNPMTIARFALVGKASAWTGAIVGGGYAGMATFVIPKASTLVAAGNDTAGVIACVLGGLAMAVAGVVLERNCEVPPGSSASVV; the protein is encoded by the coding sequence ATGAAGCGGACGTCGATAGTCGCCCTGGTGTTCACCGCGCTGTTTTGCGCGGCCGCCATGGCGATTGTGACCTGGGGGTTCTACGGCTCCCTGGTGGCGATCCCCGTGAGCGTGTCGGCCACCTTGTGGCTCATGGCCGCGGTCTGCGCCGGGTGCACATGGAAGGTGCGCAGTGCCAAGGATGAGGATGCGCATGGCATCGGCCTGGATCGCTCGCAGCTCAACCCCATGACTATCGCGCGCTTCGCGCTGGTGGGCAAGGCGTCGGCGTGGACGGGCGCCATCGTTGGCGGCGGCTACGCGGGCATGGCGACGTTCGTGATCCCTAAGGCCAGCACCCTCGTCGCGGCCGGCAATGACACCGCCGGTGTGATCGCCTGCGTGCTTGGCGGGCTGGCCATGGCCGTCGCCGGCGTGGTGTTGGAGCGAAACTGCGAAGTACCTCCCGGCTCTTCCGCCAGCGTGGTTTAA
- the folK gene encoding 2-amino-4-hydroxy-6-hydroxymethyldihydropteridine diphosphokinase, which translates to MTSRPATASTRAVLSIGSNMDDRLALLRTVVDEFAAELVAVSPVYATPPWGVEDQAEFYNAVLIVDVAEDPYELLARAQRLEQAADRVRVRKWGPRTLDVDLIQVHRGGVEVLSDDPVLTLPHPFAHERAFVLLPWSRIDPEARLGDQLVIDLLAGLKHSEVDSIREVGALEGDAE; encoded by the coding sequence ATGACTAGCAGGCCAGCCACCGCCAGCACGCGCGCGGTGTTATCCATCGGCTCGAACATGGACGATCGCCTGGCCCTGCTGCGCACCGTCGTGGACGAGTTCGCCGCCGAGCTTGTAGCCGTCTCCCCGGTGTATGCCACCCCGCCGTGGGGCGTGGAAGACCAGGCCGAGTTCTATAACGCCGTGCTCATCGTGGACGTGGCCGAGGATCCTTACGAGCTGCTCGCCCGCGCCCAGCGCCTAGAACAGGCCGCCGATCGCGTCCGCGTGCGCAAGTGGGGCCCGCGCACCCTCGATGTCGACCTCATTCAGGTCCACCGCGGCGGCGTGGAGGTGCTTTCCGACGACCCCGTGCTCACCCTTCCGCACCCGTTCGCCCACGAGCGCGCGTTCGTGCTCTTGCCGTGGTCGCGCATCGATCCGGAAGCGCGCCTGGGGGATCAGTTGGTCATTGACCTTCTCGCCGGCCTCAAGCATTCTGAGGTGGACAGCATCCGTGAGGTCGGTGCCTTGGAAGGAGACGCGGAATGA
- the ftsH gene encoding ATP-dependent zinc metalloprotease FtsH, with protein sequence MNNKKILQWGGAAAVVLVTLFAITFLLDDTRGMMRVDTSVAMEQLSKKNIKEAQIDDREQQVRLKLKEPITVEERDGIEEVIAQYPARTSPEIFDAVKKSKPEKYTTHVSQDSFLGSMLSFMLPMLIMFGLLFWLMSRMQTGGMFGFGGNKAKELTKDMPTNTFADVAGADEAVDELQEIKDFLEDPTRYHELGAKIPRGVLLYGPPGTGKTLLARAVAGEAGVPFFSISGSDFVEMFVGVGASRVRDLFKQAKENSPCIIFVDEIDAVGRQRGSGMGGGHDEREQTLNQLLVEMDGFGDREGVILMAATNRPDILDPALLRPGRFDRQIPVTNPDLKGREQILKVHAKGKPLGPDADLSMLAKRTAGMSGADLANVLNEAALLTARIGGTVITADALEEATDRVIGGPRRSSKLISELEKKITAYHEGGHTLAAWAQKHIERVYKVTILARGRTGGHAMTAQEDDKGMYTRDEMYAQLVFAMGGRAAEELVFGSPTTGASSDIEQATKIARAMLTEYGFSPELGTVKYGKEQGDPFAGYGGGGGSIEYSDKVAATIDEQMAYLLDRAHEQAYKILESHRDYLDTLAEQLLEKETLRRPDLEVIFEGIDPAEPDDVFPNENVRFPKQAGREPIKTPTELAIERGEEPPKRRTLLDASKEARERRLAEKALEQDKLDTDSKESKQPGQPSQPSQREEHGFSLEKHAGDNVSPWDAPRPSEDDTAQIPRVRESGGRHAQPAPQQPAPDNWNGKQELNNPYAPKPDKAPEQPAQPQQPEQGDDGGQHPGWKNYGDNE encoded by the coding sequence ATGAACAACAAGAAAATCCTTCAATGGGGTGGCGCGGCGGCCGTTGTTTTGGTGACGCTGTTTGCCATCACCTTCCTGCTTGATGACACCCGCGGGATGATGCGCGTGGACACCTCGGTGGCCATGGAGCAGCTGTCTAAGAAGAACATCAAGGAAGCCCAGATCGACGACCGCGAGCAGCAGGTGCGCCTGAAGCTCAAGGAACCCATCACGGTGGAAGAGCGCGACGGCATCGAAGAGGTCATCGCGCAGTACCCGGCCCGGACCTCCCCGGAGATCTTCGACGCGGTGAAGAAGTCGAAGCCGGAGAAGTACACCACGCACGTGAGCCAGGATTCCTTCTTAGGCTCCATGCTGAGCTTCATGCTGCCCATGCTCATCATGTTCGGCTTGCTGTTCTGGCTGATGTCGCGCATGCAGACTGGCGGGATGTTCGGCTTCGGCGGCAACAAGGCCAAGGAGCTGACCAAGGACATGCCCACCAACACGTTCGCGGACGTGGCTGGTGCGGACGAGGCCGTGGACGAGCTGCAGGAAATCAAGGACTTCTTGGAAGACCCCACTCGCTACCACGAGCTGGGCGCGAAGATTCCGCGCGGCGTGCTGCTGTACGGCCCTCCGGGTACCGGTAAGACGCTGCTGGCCCGCGCCGTGGCTGGCGAGGCCGGTGTGCCGTTCTTCAGTATCTCCGGTTCGGACTTCGTGGAGATGTTCGTGGGTGTGGGCGCCTCCCGCGTGCGCGACCTGTTTAAGCAGGCGAAGGAAAACTCGCCGTGCATCATCTTCGTGGACGAGATTGACGCCGTGGGCCGCCAGCGCGGCTCCGGCATGGGCGGCGGCCACGACGAGCGCGAGCAGACGCTGAACCAGCTCCTCGTGGAGATGGACGGCTTTGGTGACCGCGAGGGCGTCATCTTGATGGCGGCCACCAACCGCCCGGACATCCTGGACCCGGCGTTGTTGCGCCCGGGCCGCTTCGACCGCCAGATCCCGGTGACCAACCCGGATCTCAAGGGCCGCGAGCAGATCCTCAAGGTGCATGCCAAGGGCAAGCCGTTGGGCCCCGACGCGGACCTGTCTATGCTGGCCAAGCGCACCGCCGGCATGTCCGGCGCGGATTTGGCCAACGTGCTCAACGAGGCCGCACTGCTCACCGCCCGTATCGGCGGCACCGTGATTACCGCGGATGCGTTGGAAGAGGCCACGGACCGCGTCATCGGCGGCCCGCGCCGCTCCTCCAAGTTGATCTCCGAGCTGGAGAAGAAGATTACCGCGTACCACGAGGGCGGCCACACCTTGGCCGCCTGGGCACAGAAGCACATTGAGCGCGTGTACAAGGTGACGATCCTGGCCCGCGGCCGCACCGGCGGCCACGCCATGACGGCGCAGGAAGACGATAAGGGCATGTACACCCGCGATGAGATGTACGCCCAGCTGGTCTTCGCCATGGGCGGCCGCGCAGCGGAGGAGCTGGTGTTCGGTTCGCCGACCACGGGCGCGTCCTCCGATATTGAGCAGGCCACCAAGATCGCGCGCGCCATGCTGACCGAGTACGGCTTCTCTCCGGAGCTGGGCACGGTGAAGTACGGCAAGGAGCAGGGCGATCCGTTCGCAGGCTACGGCGGCGGTGGTGGCAGCATCGAGTATTCGGACAAGGTGGCCGCCACCATCGACGAGCAGATGGCGTACCTGTTGGACCGCGCGCACGAGCAGGCCTACAAGATCCTGGAGTCCCACCGTGATTACCTGGACACCCTGGCTGAGCAGCTCCTGGAGAAGGAGACCCTGCGCCGCCCGGATCTGGAGGTCATCTTCGAGGGCATCGACCCGGCGGAGCCGGACGATGTGTTCCCGAACGAAAACGTGCGCTTCCCCAAGCAGGCCGGCCGGGAGCCTATCAAGACCCCGACCGAGCTTGCCATTGAGCGTGGCGAGGAGCCGCCGAAGCGTCGCACGCTTCTCGACGCCTCGAAGGAGGCCCGCGAGCGTCGCTTGGCGGAGAAGGCGCTGGAGCAGGACAAGCTCGACACCGACTCGAAGGAGTCGAAGCAGCCCGGCCAACCAAGCCAGCCGAGCCAGCGCGAGGAGCACGGGTTCAGCCTGGAAAAGCATGCCGGGGACAACGTCAGCCCCTGGGACGCGCCGCGTCCGAGCGAGGACGACACCGCGCAGATCCCGCGCGTGCGCGAGTCCGGCGGCCGCCACGCGCAGCCCGCTCCGCAGCAGCCTGCCCCGGACAACTGGAATGGCAAGCAGGAGCTGAATAACCCCTACGCGCCCAAGCCGGACAAGGCCCCCGAGCAGCCTGCGCAGCCACAGCAGCCCGAGCAGGGCGACGACGGCGGCCAGCACCCGGGCTGGAAGAACTACGGAGACAACGAATGA
- the tilS gene encoding tRNA lysidine(34) synthetase TilS — translation MEPFWPRVSPHFLACRRPVAVALRERRGAVAVGLSGGADSLALVAALAAELRGKDSSFLTVVCVNHQLQPGSRVVAERAATHARAWGLQATVVDVDVDKHPGESLEAAARRVRYAALAEHGDETWVAHTAEDQAETLLLGLLRGHATAMLPRSGSVVRPLLQVRREDTAGACAELGVEPWQDPHNDREDFRRVALRKDIIPRLGEIIGGDAVAPLAQAADAVAEDNAELEPETLTANCAELAALPAPRRRRAIRALLHAHDAPVTKEALREIEALCTHWRGQGAVTIGRRLEVVRVGGTLSVQNVS, via the coding sequence GTGGAACCATTCTGGCCGCGCGTCTCCCCGCACTTTCTTGCTTGTCGACGCCCCGTGGCCGTCGCCCTGCGCGAGCGTCGCGGCGCGGTCGCGGTGGGGCTGTCCGGCGGCGCGGATTCGCTGGCGCTCGTGGCCGCGCTGGCCGCGGAGCTGCGCGGAAAGGACTCGAGCTTCCTCACCGTCGTGTGTGTCAACCACCAGCTCCAGCCCGGTTCCCGCGTCGTCGCGGAGCGCGCCGCCACCCACGCCCGGGCCTGGGGGTTACAGGCGACGGTGGTGGATGTGGACGTCGATAAGCACCCGGGGGAGTCCCTGGAGGCCGCCGCGCGCCGGGTGCGCTACGCCGCGCTGGCAGAACACGGCGACGAAACGTGGGTGGCGCACACCGCGGAGGACCAGGCGGAGACGTTGCTGCTGGGGTTGTTGCGCGGGCACGCCACGGCGATGCTGCCGCGTTCGGGGTCCGTGGTGCGGCCGCTGTTGCAGGTGCGCCGCGAGGACACCGCAGGCGCCTGCGCGGAGCTCGGGGTGGAGCCCTGGCAGGACCCGCACAACGACCGGGAAGATTTTCGGAGGGTGGCGCTGCGTAAGGATATTATTCCGCGGCTCGGGGAAATCATCGGCGGCGATGCCGTGGCGCCGCTGGCGCAGGCGGCCGACGCGGTCGCGGAGGACAACGCTGAGCTCGAGCCGGAGACACTGACCGCGAACTGCGCGGAGCTGGCTGCGCTGCCGGCCCCGCGGCGGCGCCGGGCCATCCGAGCGCTCCTGCACGCACACGACGCCCCGGTGACTAAAGAAGCGCTGAGAGAGATCGAGGCCCTCTGTACGCACTGGCGGGGACAAGGTGCCGTTACAATCGGCAGAAGGTTGGAAGTTGTCCGCGTTGGTGGCACACTGTCTGTACAGAATGTGAGCTAG
- the dacB gene encoding D-alanyl-D-alanine carboxypeptidase/D-alanyl-D-alanine endopeptidase: MKAKHVWWSVAALLTAGAVAATAGVGVAVHNEYKDLSHGEPLTVAEPTAPLAPLQAPEGEADAAAIAARLDGVLADADLGEFSARVTDTTTGDVVWDHAADRALLPASATKVLTTAAATLELGEDHRITTEVVAGKVEGNVVIKAAGDVWLTDKQIEDLAKELEGQQVDGVFVDTSAWGGKDFNPGWERADIDGGFIAPMQPVMRFGARLGEPGRSGELTGDMPRSHTPALDVAQRLAQRLGAESSGFAPASADAKVLASTRSARLDERTQDMVKHSDNIAAEAIARELATTRGEDASFEGATAATLAVLEEHGIPTDGVRLTDNCGLSKNNRIPAATLDAVVAAAVEQPELRPLLGYLPVAGGEGTLAERYDDRAGLGYVRAKTGTLTGTSALTGTAVGKSGRVYSFGMVSNDSDVLAARAGLDDLASALREF, from the coding sequence ATGAAAGCGAAGCATGTGTGGTGGTCCGTGGCCGCGTTGCTGACCGCGGGCGCGGTGGCGGCGACGGCCGGTGTCGGCGTGGCTGTACACAACGAGTACAAGGACTTAAGCCATGGCGAGCCGCTGACCGTAGCCGAGCCCACCGCCCCGCTTGCCCCGCTGCAGGCGCCCGAGGGTGAGGCGGACGCCGCCGCCATCGCCGCGCGCCTGGATGGCGTGCTCGCCGACGCCGACCTTGGCGAGTTCAGCGCGCGGGTCACCGACACGACCACCGGCGACGTAGTCTGGGACCACGCCGCCGACCGCGCCCTGCTGCCCGCCAGCGCCACGAAGGTGCTCACCACCGCCGCCGCCACGCTAGAGCTGGGGGAGGACCACCGCATCACTACCGAGGTGGTCGCTGGGAAGGTCGAGGGCAACGTGGTCATCAAGGCCGCCGGTGACGTCTGGCTGACCGATAAGCAAATCGAGGACCTGGCCAAGGAGCTGGAAGGCCAGCAGGTCGACGGCGTCTTCGTGGACACCAGCGCGTGGGGCGGCAAGGACTTCAACCCCGGCTGGGAGCGCGCGGACATCGACGGCGGCTTTATCGCCCCGATGCAGCCGGTCATGCGCTTCGGCGCCCGCCTCGGCGAGCCGGGCCGCTCCGGCGAGCTGACCGGCGACATGCCGCGTAGTCACACCCCGGCCCTGGACGTCGCGCAGCGCCTCGCCCAGCGTCTGGGCGCGGAGTCCTCCGGCTTCGCCCCCGCGTCTGCGGACGCGAAGGTCCTGGCCAGTACCCGTTCCGCGCGCCTGGACGAGCGGACCCAGGACATGGTGAAGCACTCCGACAACATCGCCGCCGAGGCCATCGCCCGCGAGCTGGCCACCACCCGTGGCGAGGACGCGAGCTTCGAGGGTGCCACCGCCGCCACGCTCGCGGTGCTCGAGGAGCACGGTATCCCCACCGACGGCGTGCGGCTGACCGACAACTGCGGCCTGTCCAAGAACAACCGCATCCCCGCCGCCACGCTGGACGCCGTCGTCGCGGCCGCCGTCGAGCAGCCCGAGCTGCGCCCCCTGCTGGGCTACCTGCCCGTGGCCGGCGGGGAGGGCACGCTCGCGGAACGCTACGACGATCGCGCCGGGCTGGGGTATGTCCGCGCTAAGACCGGCACCCTGACCGGCACGTCCGCGCTCACGGGCACCGCGGTCGGAAAGTCGGGCCGCGTGTATTCCTTCGGCATGGTCAGCAACGATTCCGACGTCCTCGCCGCCCGGGCCGGCCTCGACGATCTGGCCAGTGCCCTGCGCGAGTTCTAG
- a CDS encoding MarR family winged helix-turn-helix transcriptional regulator, which produces MSLSNNSAIPTELLESPSFQLERLRRRTRDGVEAALATQKTTLREFWVLTCLVHADAASQSYLSEILAIDASDMVRLIDALEERNWAKRERDPKDRRRQIVAATKRGAKTQKELATLVLDAENEALDPSTDKQLKHLRKLAKSIIAADVEPDADGTEKES; this is translated from the coding sequence ATGTCTCTGAGCAATAACTCCGCTATCCCCACCGAACTGCTGGAATCCCCGTCATTCCAGCTGGAGCGCCTCCGCCGCCGCACCCGCGACGGCGTCGAAGCCGCACTCGCCACCCAAAAGACCACCCTGCGCGAATTCTGGGTCCTGACCTGCCTCGTACACGCCGACGCCGCGTCCCAGTCTTACCTCTCCGAAATCCTGGCCATCGACGCCTCCGACATGGTGCGCCTCATCGACGCCCTCGAGGAGCGCAACTGGGCCAAGCGCGAGCGCGATCCCAAGGATCGCCGCCGTCAAATCGTGGCTGCCACCAAGCGTGGTGCCAAGACACAAAAGGAACTGGCCACCCTCGTCCTGGACGCCGAGAACGAGGCCCTGGATCCGTCCACTGACAAGCAGCTCAAGCACCTGCGCAAGCTGGCCAAGTCCATCATCGCCGCCGACGTCGAACCCGATGCCGACGGCACGGAGAAGGAGTCTTAA
- a CDS encoding DUF6779 domain-containing protein, translating into MDAAMNNTADNSSDADKKVDAAQTADTTGTADAPAGMDKGQIGLIALVVLAVLASIIMLVTGSAGAQKIALLAALWAAVLGFFLVTHYRRKAEEKSEELRLREELHASEVKRLEAERKAERATSRVALGSGDGDADMELLQDIKKELEALREQLDELAGREYTYVPASLRAEARRIMELEEQTSFSQQSSGAPSPDAIAGRLGTQPRNDDANPLADLIRDKEADKTTAKESGAETSTAEEKSKTKDKKSEKKAEKKAEKKAQPASPASTFDTGSFQAVRWDAGGDDAVKKHDATTRDAAKDDTNATLETQVDGTPVTEADTTEETRRGRRRSDAHREGALTVADLLASMKKDK; encoded by the coding sequence ATGGATGCCGCGATGAACAACACCGCTGATAACTCAAGCGACGCTGACAAGAAGGTCGACGCTGCGCAGACCGCCGACACGACGGGCACCGCCGACGCACCCGCGGGTATGGACAAAGGCCAGATTGGGCTCATCGCGCTGGTGGTCCTCGCGGTCCTCGCCAGCATCATCATGCTGGTCACCGGAAGCGCCGGGGCACAGAAGATCGCACTTTTGGCCGCGCTGTGGGCCGCGGTGCTCGGTTTCTTCCTGGTGACGCACTACCGCCGCAAGGCAGAGGAAAAGAGCGAGGAGCTGCGCCTACGCGAGGAGCTGCACGCCTCCGAGGTCAAGCGGCTGGAGGCCGAGCGCAAGGCAGAGCGGGCCACCTCTCGCGTCGCGTTGGGTTCCGGTGACGGCGACGCGGACATGGAGTTGCTGCAGGACATCAAGAAGGAGCTTGAGGCACTGCGGGAGCAACTCGATGAGCTCGCCGGCCGCGAGTACACCTACGTCCCGGCGTCCTTGCGCGCAGAGGCCCGCCGCATCATGGAGCTGGAGGAGCAGACCAGCTTCTCCCAGCAGTCCTCCGGTGCGCCGTCCCCGGACGCCATCGCCGGCCGCCTGGGCACCCAGCCGCGCAACGACGACGCCAATCCGCTGGCCGATCTCATCCGCGATAAGGAAGCCGATAAGACAACCGCTAAGGAATCTGGTGCGGAGACCAGCACGGCGGAGGAGAAGTCCAAGACCAAGGACAAGAAGTCCGAGAAGAAGGCAGAGAAGAAGGCCGAGAAAAAGGCCCAGCCTGCTTCCCCGGCCTCCACTTTTGACACCGGCAGCTTCCAGGCGGTGCGCTGGGACGCCGGCGGCGATGACGCGGTGAAGAAGCACGACGCCACCACGCGAGACGCAGCGAAGGATGACACCAACGCCACCCTGGAGACCCAAGTGGACGGCACGCCGGTCACCGAGGCGGACACCACTGAGGAGACCCGCCGCGGCCGCCGCCGCAGCGACGCCCACCGCGAGGGCGCTTTGACCGTGGCGGACCTGCTGGCTTCCATGAAGAAGGACAAGTAA
- the folE gene encoding GTP cyclohydrolase I FolE, whose translation MTDSKGAVARREFDQERAEAAVRELLLAVGEDPDREGLKDTPARVAKAYAEVFAGLHVDPREVLHKTFAEEHQELVLVRDIPIYSTCEHHLVPFYGTAHIGYIPGKDGHVTGLSKLARLAGMYAKRPQVQERLTTQIADALVEVLGAQSVIVVIECEHLCMAMRGIRKPGATTTTSAVRGGFKNSAASRAEVLSLIRG comes from the coding sequence ATGACCGATAGCAAGGGCGCGGTAGCCCGCCGGGAGTTTGACCAGGAGCGCGCCGAGGCCGCGGTCCGCGAGCTGCTGCTGGCCGTCGGCGAAGACCCGGACCGCGAGGGTCTCAAGGATACCCCGGCCCGCGTGGCCAAGGCGTATGCCGAGGTCTTCGCCGGGCTACACGTGGACCCGCGCGAGGTGCTGCATAAGACCTTCGCGGAGGAGCACCAGGAGCTCGTCCTCGTGCGCGACATCCCGATTTATTCCACGTGCGAGCATCACCTCGTGCCGTTCTACGGCACCGCGCACATCGGCTACATCCCCGGCAAGGACGGGCACGTCACCGGCCTGTCCAAGCTCGCGCGCCTGGCTGGTATGTACGCCAAGCGCCCCCAGGTCCAAGAGCGTCTCACTACCCAGATCGCGGACGCGCTCGTGGAGGTTCTTGGCGCGCAGTCCGTCATCGTGGTCATTGAGTGCGAGCACCTGTGCATGGCCATGCGCGGCATCCGCAAGCCGGGCGCCACCACCACGACGTCTGCCGTGCGCGGCGGGTTTAAAAACAGCGCCGCCTCCCGCGCGGAGGTCTTGAGCCTCATCCGCGGCTAG
- a CDS encoding rhodanese-like domain-containing protein has product MKEVNVSEVPSDAQLIDVREPEEWAADHAAGAVHIPLGEVPERAGEIAPDRDIYIICKSGGRSARAAQYLEQARGWEAINVAGGTDAWREAGLPMETPEN; this is encoded by the coding sequence ATGAAAGAAGTCAACGTTTCTGAAGTTCCATCCGACGCTCAACTGATTGACGTGCGCGAGCCCGAGGAGTGGGCCGCGGACCACGCCGCGGGCGCCGTGCACATCCCGCTGGGCGAGGTCCCGGAGCGCGCGGGCGAGATTGCCCCGGACCGCGACATTTACATCATCTGCAAGTCCGGCGGGCGCAGCGCGCGTGCCGCGCAGTACCTGGAGCAGGCGCGCGGCTGGGAGGCCATCAACGTCGCGGGCGGTACCGACGCGTGGCGCGAAGCGGGCCTGCCGATGGAGACGCCCGAAAACTAG
- the folP gene encoding dihydropteroate synthase, translated as MRVSELSTPGRTLVMGIVNVTEDSFSDGGKWLATDAAIEHARELVRLGADMIDVGGESTRPGATRVPADVEAQRVAPVIAALHEEGIRTSVDTMRAATARAAAEAGVDLINDVSGGLADPDMYRVMAEAELPVCLMHWRTVRFGDAAGAADHGGDVVRDVHETLGRLVDNALAAGVVTDNIVLDPGLGFAKTPQDNWALLKALPEFIAGEFPVLVGASRKRFLAGIRADRGLEAGPQFADPATAAVTALSAQQGAWGVRVHDVAVSRDAVDVAAATALGADYMSAHDSAQAKEEAN; from the coding sequence ATGCGAGTTTCTGAGCTTTCCACTCCCGGCCGCACCCTGGTGATGGGCATCGTGAACGTCACTGAGGATTCCTTCTCCGACGGCGGGAAGTGGTTAGCCACCGACGCCGCCATCGAGCACGCGCGCGAGCTCGTGCGGCTCGGCGCCGACATGATCGACGTGGGCGGGGAGTCCACCCGCCCCGGCGCCACCCGTGTGCCTGCCGACGTCGAGGCGCAGCGCGTCGCGCCCGTCATCGCGGCTTTGCATGAGGAAGGCATCCGTACCTCCGTGGACACGATGCGTGCCGCCACCGCCCGCGCCGCCGCGGAAGCCGGCGTGGATCTCATCAACGACGTCTCCGGCGGCCTGGCCGATCCGGACATGTATCGCGTCATGGCGGAAGCCGAGCTGCCCGTGTGCCTCATGCATTGGCGCACCGTCCGCTTCGGCGATGCCGCCGGCGCGGCCGACCACGGCGGCGACGTCGTCCGCGACGTGCATGAGACCCTCGGCCGCCTGGTAGACAACGCGTTGGCCGCCGGCGTCGTCACAGACAACATCGTGCTCGACCCCGGCCTCGGCTTCGCCAAAACCCCGCAGGACAACTGGGCGCTGCTCAAGGCGCTGCCGGAGTTCATCGCGGGTGAATTCCCCGTGCTCGTCGGTGCTTCCCGTAAGCGCTTCCTCGCGGGCATCCGGGCGGACCGCGGCTTGGAAGCTGGCCCGCAGTTCGCTGATCCGGCCACCGCCGCGGTGACCGCTTTGTCCGCGCAGCAGGGCGCGTGGGGCGTGCGCGTGCACGACGTCGCCGTGTCCCGCGACGCCGTCGACGTTGCGGCCGCCACCGCGTTGGGCGCGGACTACATGAGTGCTCATGACAGCGCACAAGCAAAAGAAGAGGCTAACTAA